A segment of the Candidatus Cloacimonadota bacterium genome:
AGCTGAAATCAGCAAAAGTATTAAGAAAACATTGTCTGGTTCCACAAAAAAGAAAAGATATAAAAGAGACGATAGACATACTAAAATTACCGATACAAAGATTGTGATAAATGAATTTACTTCTGTAAGTGAATTAGCGAAATTAATGGGAGTATCGGCGACTGATATTATTTCCAAATTTTTTATGATGGGTCAGATGGTAACGATCAATCAAAGATTAGACAAAGATTCCCTGGAAATGATCTGCGATGAATTTGATTTTGATGTGGAATTCCAGGAAGAATACGGAACTGATATTCTAGATGAAAAGATTGAGCAGAATGAAGATATTGAAACCATTCCCCGTCCACCTGTAGTCACAGTTATGGGTCATGTTGATCATGGGAAAACAGCTATTCTGGATCGAATTCGTTCAACTAATGTTGTAGCCGGAGAAGCCGGAGGAATTACGCAACATATTGGAGCATATCAGGTCGAATTTAACAAGAAAAAGATAACTTTCATAGATACTCCCGGACACGAAGCTTTTACAGCCATGCGAGCCAGGGGAGCAAATGTAACCGATATTGCAGTCATTGTCGTAGCTGCCAATGAAAGCGTAAAAAAGCAAACTATTGAAGCGATCGATCACGCTCGTGCAGCAAATGTTACGATCATTATTGCGATCAATAAGATCGATCTGAAAGATGCAAATATAGATCGAACTATCAATGATCTGATGAAGTTGAATATCATGCTGGAAAATTATGGAGGAGAAATTCTCTGGGTGAAATGCTCGGCATTGACCGGTGAAGGAATAGATGAGCTTCTTGAAACTATCCTTTTATCGTCAGAAATGCAGGAATTAAAAACTCCCAAGGGAGTGCATGGAAAGGGAATTGTTCTCGAATCGAGAAAAGACCAGCGCATGGGAACGATCGCTACTATTCTGTTGCAGGAAGGAAATCTAAAAAAGAGCGATAATATTGTTTGCGGAGCTACTTTTGGAAGAGTCAGAAAGATGGAAAATGAACGCGGGAAGGAACTTAAAGAAATAAAGGCTTCCGATGTGGCTATTATCTATGGTTTGAATGAAGTTCCCAAAGCCGGTGATATCATCAATCAAGTTGAAAATGAAAAAACTGCTCGTCAGATAAGTGCGGAAAGAATGCACATTCGTCAGGAAAGAGAAAAATATCAAAGTAAAACCAGTCTCGATAACCTTTTCCAGAAGATCAAAGAACATGAAATGAACGAGATCAGGTTGATCGTTAAGGGAGATACGGACGGATCAGTAGAAGCACTCTGTGATTCTTTCCAGAAATTGAGTACAGACGAGGTTGTGGTTAATATCATTCACAAGGCAGTCGGTGGGATCAATGAAGCAGATATCAGTCTCGCTTCCGCTTCCGGGGCAGTTATCATCGGATTCCATGTTCGTGCGAGCAATGTAGCCAAAAAACTGGCGGAAGACGAAAATATTGAGATCAAACTGTACCAGATAATTTATGAAGCGATCGAGGATATCGAACTGGCAATGCAGGGAATGTTAGCTCCTGAATTGAAAGAAAAATATCTCGGTAATGCTGTTGTCAAAGAAGCATTTAAAATTAAAAAAGTAGGAACAATTGCAGGCTGCTTCGTAGAAAAAGGAATTATTTCCAATACTGCTAAAATCAGGATTTACAGGAATGATATCATGCTTCATGAAGGAAATATTTCTTCTTTGAAACACTTTGCTGAGGAAGTTAAGGAAGTCAAAGCCGGTTCCGAGTGCGGGATTGGAATAGAGAATTTCAATGATATCAAAGAAGGTGATATAATTGAAACATACATCATCGAGGAAGTTGCGAGGAAGTTGTAACTGTAAGAGTTCCCTTCCGAAGCCTTCTTTCAATTTTCTCAATTTTGAGGATTCGGAAGGTTTGTTCGATGATGAAT
Coding sequences within it:
- a CDS encoding translation initiation factor IF-2, encoding MSKRVHELAKEFKISTAALKKHLHDLGVDVKSHMSPVAEEVEQKIRERFNQEVAAVKKREHDRVVYHKKIELERKRKEQEIKEAKEAPKTEKKPETEKIQVFVEKKIKKVPPHISKPSGSVYKPTRKLSVKTGEKKPPPAPMKELPAGKFKDDKQKKAKTYEEKNKHLKAKLQQLKKSGRKKKFTPTELEEAEISKSIKKTLSGSTKKKRYKRDDRHTKITDTKIVINEFTSVSELAKLMGVSATDIISKFFMMGQMVTINQRLDKDSLEMICDEFDFDVEFQEEYGTDILDEKIEQNEDIETIPRPPVVTVMGHVDHGKTAILDRIRSTNVVAGEAGGITQHIGAYQVEFNKKKITFIDTPGHEAFTAMRARGANVTDIAVIVVAANESVKKQTIEAIDHARAANVTIIIAINKIDLKDANIDRTINDLMKLNIMLENYGGEILWVKCSALTGEGIDELLETILLSSEMQELKTPKGVHGKGIVLESRKDQRMGTIATILLQEGNLKKSDNIVCGATFGRVRKMENERGKELKEIKASDVAIIYGLNEVPKAGDIINQVENEKTARQISAERMHIRQEREKYQSKTSLDNLFQKIKEHEMNEIRLIVKGDTDGSVEALCDSFQKLSTDEVVVNIIHKAVGGINEADISLASASGAVIIGFHVRASNVAKKLAEDENIEIKLYQIIYEAIEDIELAMQGMLAPELKEKYLGNAVVKEAFKIKKVGTIAGCFVEKGIISNTAKIRIYRNDIMLHEGNISSLKHFAEEVKEVKAGSECGIGIENFNDIKEGDIIETYIIEEVARKL